Proteins encoded in a region of the Ancylobacter sp. SL191 genome:
- the pstS gene encoding phosphate ABC transporter substrate-binding protein PstS codes for MKLTHILGAALSLSLTLPGAAFAADINGAGASFPAPVYQAWAAAYKEKTGTGLNYQSIGSGGGQNQIVNRTVDFGASDAPMKDDKLESANLLQFPTVIGSVVAIFNLDGVSSLVLDGPVLAEIYQGKITKWNDAKIAALNKGSKLPDTAIVPVYRSDSSGTSFVFTSYLASANGDWKSAVGAATSVQWPVGAGAKGNEGVAGTVKNTKGAIGYVEFIYAAANKLTAADLVNKAGKVVKPETKAFMEAAAAADWKGAKNFAASMIDTAGPGAWPITSATYILLPKNPTNATQSAEAIKFFNWAYTAEGDAIAEKLHYIPLPDSVVTDIKKAWADEVKADGKAVWTN; via the coding sequence TTGAAGCTCACCCACATCCTCGGCGCTGCGCTGTCGCTCAGCCTCACGCTGCCGGGCGCCGCCTTCGCGGCCGACATCAACGGCGCTGGCGCGTCCTTCCCGGCCCCGGTCTATCAGGCCTGGGCTGCGGCCTATAAGGAGAAGACCGGCACGGGCCTGAACTATCAGTCCATCGGCTCCGGCGGCGGTCAGAACCAGATCGTCAACCGCACCGTCGACTTCGGCGCTTCCGACGCGCCGATGAAGGACGACAAGCTCGAATCCGCCAACCTGCTGCAGTTCCCGACCGTAATCGGTTCGGTCGTCGCGATCTTCAACCTCGACGGCGTTTCCTCGCTGGTGCTCGACGGTCCGGTCCTCGCCGAGATCTACCAGGGCAAAATCACCAAGTGGAACGACGCCAAGATCGCCGCGCTGAACAAGGGCTCCAAGCTGCCTGACACCGCGATCGTCCCGGTCTATCGCTCGGACAGCTCGGGCACCTCGTTCGTGTTCACGTCCTATCTCGCTTCGGCCAATGGCGACTGGAAGTCCGCCGTCGGCGCGGCCACCTCCGTTCAGTGGCCGGTCGGCGCGGGCGCCAAGGGCAATGAAGGCGTTGCCGGCACCGTGAAGAACACCAAGGGCGCCATCGGCTACGTCGAGTTCATCTACGCCGCCGCCAACAAGCTGACCGCTGCCGATCTCGTCAACAAGGCCGGCAAGGTCGTGAAGCCCGAGACCAAGGCGTTCATGGAAGCCGCCGCCGCCGCCGACTGGAAGGGCGCGAAGAACTTCGCCGCCTCGATGATCGACACCGCCGGCCCGGGCGCCTGGCCGATCACCTCGGCCACCTACATCCTGCTCCCGAAGAACCCGACCAACGCCACGCAGTCGGCCGAGGCCATCAAGTTCTTCAACTGGGCCTACACCGCCGAAGGCGACGCCATCGCCGAGAAGCTTCACTACATCCCGCTCCCGGACTCGGTCGTCACCGACATCAAGAAGGCCTGGGCCGACGAAGTGAAGGCTGACGGCAAGGCTGTCTGGACCAACTGA
- the pstC gene encoding phosphate ABC transporter permease subunit PstC, translated as MDATLTGNQAAMVAARKPTGRLSDPIFVGLLWTSGIFVLILLGLIIAMLFEGGLPALREFGISFLWSTIWNPVTEKFGAGVMVFGTIFSAVIAVIIALPLSFGIAFFLTEIAPQQLRRPIGVAIQLLAAIPSIIYGMWGFFVIVPLMAAYVQPPLIEWLGPIPVLGALFQGPPLGAGMLTAGLIMAIMILPFITAMFVEVLESVPPMIKESAYGVGATTYEVYRNVSVPYGRTAMVGAVMLGLGRALGETMAVTFVIGNATRMSVSLFAPGATIASTIANEFPEASNGSLKLQSLLELGFILFVISFIVLALSRLLVRSKLKG; from the coding sequence ATGGACGCCACGCTTACCGGAAACCAAGCGGCCATGGTCGCCGCGCGCAAGCCGACCGGCCGCCTCAGCGACCCCATCTTCGTCGGGCTGCTGTGGACCAGCGGCATCTTCGTGCTGATCCTTCTCGGCCTGATCATCGCCATGCTGTTCGAGGGTGGTCTGCCGGCGCTGCGCGAATTTGGCATCAGCTTCCTGTGGTCGACGATCTGGAACCCGGTGACGGAGAAGTTCGGCGCCGGTGTGATGGTGTTCGGCACCATCTTCAGCGCCGTCATCGCGGTCATCATCGCGCTCCCGCTGTCCTTCGGCATCGCCTTCTTCCTGACCGAAATCGCGCCGCAGCAGCTTCGCCGGCCGATCGGCGTCGCCATCCAGCTCCTCGCCGCCATCCCCTCGATCATCTACGGCATGTGGGGCTTCTTCGTCATCGTGCCGCTGATGGCCGCCTATGTGCAGCCGCCGCTGATCGAATGGCTTGGCCCGATCCCCGTGCTCGGCGCGCTGTTCCAGGGCCCGCCGCTTGGCGCGGGCATGCTGACCGCCGGCCTCATCATGGCGATCATGATCCTGCCCTTCATCACCGCCATGTTCGTCGAGGTGCTGGAATCGGTGCCGCCGATGATCAAGGAATCGGCCTATGGCGTCGGCGCGACCACCTATGAAGTGTATCGCAATGTCTCCGTGCCCTATGGCCGCACCGCCATGGTCGGCGCGGTGATGCTCGGCCTCGGCCGCGCGCTGGGCGAGACAATGGCCGTGACCTTCGTCATCGGCAATGCGACGCGCATGTCGGTCTCGCTGTTCGCGCCGGGCGCCACCATCGCCTCGACCATCGCCAACGAATTCCCCGAAGCCTCCAACGGCTCGCTCAAGCTGCAGTCGCTGCTGGAACTCGGCTTCATCCTCTTCGTCATCTCCTTCATCGTGCTGGCGCTCTCGCGGCTGCTGGTCCGCTCGAAGCTCAAGGGCTGA
- a CDS encoding ATP-binding protein — MAREPASQAPASTAEDTLGGRLAGARGTLGAAALGLAGAVWLGTLAPTPAFVIGALVLAGALLPGPRRPVSAALARLGAPGEPRPLRLGAGEERLTALVRALPEAALLLDPRGTVLVANARATGIVASVRVGDPVSFAVRVPEVLEAIRAAAADGQPRRIEFAERVPIDRWLRADIVPIRSGEGRERADRRATDAVLVSFIDLTQQRRVEQMRVDFIANASHELRTPLASLSGFIETLQGPARNDTNARERFLKIMGEQARRMSRLIDDLLSLSRIELNAHLRPETEIDLVAIVGHVRDTLAPLGRERGVEVAFVHPAGPVTVKGDRDELFRVFENLVENALKYGATGGKVEVAITREGGDALVAVRDFGPGIAPEHVPRLTERFYRVDTAHSREQGGTGLGLAIVKHIVARHRGRLGIESTPGEGSTFSVRLAALAASDVKARDNSAA, encoded by the coding sequence ATGGCCCGCGAACCCGCATCTCAAGCACCCGCGTCCACCGCCGAGGATACGCTCGGCGGGCGCCTCGCCGGCGCGCGTGGCACGCTGGGTGCGGCCGCGCTGGGGCTCGCCGGTGCGGTGTGGCTGGGCACGCTCGCGCCGACGCCCGCTTTTGTGATCGGCGCGCTGGTGCTCGCCGGCGCCCTGCTGCCTGGCCCCCGCCGGCCCGTGTCTGCCGCCCTGGCGCGGCTGGGGGCGCCTGGGGAACCCCGCCCGCTGCGCCTCGGCGCCGGCGAGGAGCGCCTGACCGCACTGGTGCGCGCGCTGCCCGAGGCCGCGCTGCTGCTCGACCCGCGCGGCACGGTGCTGGTCGCCAATGCCCGCGCCACCGGCATCGTCGCGAGCGTCAGGGTCGGCGATCCCGTCTCCTTCGCCGTGCGCGTGCCGGAAGTGCTGGAGGCGATCCGCGCCGCCGCCGCCGACGGCCAGCCGCGCCGCATCGAATTCGCCGAGCGCGTGCCGATCGACCGCTGGCTGCGCGCCGACATCGTGCCGATCCGCTCCGGCGAGGGCCGCGAGCGGGCCGACCGGCGCGCCACCGACGCGGTGCTGGTGAGCTTCATCGACCTCACCCAGCAGCGGCGCGTCGAGCAGATGCGCGTCGACTTCATCGCCAATGCCAGCCACGAGCTGCGCACCCCGCTCGCCTCGCTCTCCGGCTTCATCGAGACGCTGCAAGGCCCGGCCCGCAACGACACCAACGCCCGCGAGCGCTTCCTCAAGATCATGGGCGAACAGGCGCGCCGCATGTCGCGCCTTATCGACGACCTGCTCTCGCTCTCGCGCATCGAGCTGAACGCCCATTTGCGGCCGGAGACCGAGATCGACCTCGTCGCCATTGTCGGCCATGTGCGCGACACGCTGGCCCCGCTCGGACGCGAACGCGGCGTCGAGGTCGCCTTCGTCCATCCCGCCGGGCCGGTGACGGTGAAGGGGGACCGCGACGAGCTGTTCCGGGTGTTCGAGAATCTCGTCGAGAACGCGCTGAAATATGGCGCCACCGGCGGCAAGGTGGAGGTCGCCATTACCCGCGAGGGGGGCGATGCCCTTGTGGCGGTGCGCGATTTCGGGCCGGGCATCGCGCCCGAGCATGTGCCCCGGCTCACCGAGCGGTTCTACCGCGTGGACACCGCCCATTCGCGCGAGCAGGGCGGCACGGGGCTGGGCCTCGCCATCGTCAAGCACATCGTCGCACGCCACCGCGGACGGCTCGGCATCGAGAGCACGCCGGGCGAGGGATCGACCTTTTCCGTACGGCTTGCCGCACTCGCCGCGAGCGACGTGAAAGCGCGCGATAATTCAGCGGCTTAG
- a CDS encoding potassium transporter Kup: MASPAATTGRTLPLAAELAALGVVFGDIGTSPLYAFKQGLIAVGGAAVTDAEVLGLLSLVTWAIILSITIKYVSLVLRADNDGEGGILALVTLLDLHRSATGKRLFLLIAGLIGAAMLIGDGVLTPAMSVLSAIEGLEVIAPALDHWIVAVTVLVILLVFFSQRAGTERIGTFYGPVMLLWFGSLAALGVYGILQAPQVLWALDPRHGIALINDHIWFAGAVLGATFLAITGGEALYADLGHFGRKVITRAWLLVAMPALLLNYYGQGAIVLVNRDAVRNPFYDLSPDLFDVPLLILATAATVIASQAIITGVFSLAKQAIELGYLPPMRIRYTSEHNDQHIYVGRLNWIMMVACALIVISFGSSDRLASAYGIAVAMAMVSTTILFVAYVRRSWHWPLPVLIVLAGGLLAIDLSFAAANLTKLHDGGWLPVTIAAIVLIIMVSWRRGLEGLGIQQRRFTEPLDAFIARGRPPACAISPRTAIFLSRGGAVTPVALGRVSDLLNVQFERSVIVSVWIASRPRVPVDERVRVLPLDPFHVRVDVRFGYMQQIDVPAVLGPALYAQGIDPDEAVYVIGHERIIPPEDIRGVRDVLAHVFAFLARNAERSVDRFGLPRPRTIEIGYPVRL, encoded by the coding sequence ATGGCTAGCCCCGCCGCAACGACCGGGCGAACCTTGCCGCTCGCTGCCGAGCTGGCCGCGCTGGGCGTGGTGTTCGGCGATATCGGCACCAGCCCGCTCTACGCCTTCAAGCAGGGCCTGATCGCCGTCGGCGGCGCGGCGGTGACGGATGCCGAGGTGCTCGGCCTGCTCTCGCTGGTGACCTGGGCGATCATCCTGTCGATCACCATCAAATATGTCTCGCTGGTGCTGCGCGCGGACAATGACGGGGAAGGCGGCATTCTCGCTCTGGTGACGCTGCTCGATCTCCATCGCAGCGCGACCGGCAAGCGGCTCTTCCTGCTGATCGCCGGCCTCATCGGCGCCGCCATGCTGATCGGCGACGGCGTGCTGACCCCGGCCATGTCGGTGCTCTCCGCCATCGAGGGGCTCGAGGTCATCGCCCCCGCGCTCGACCACTGGATCGTCGCCGTCACCGTGCTGGTGATCCTGCTGGTGTTCTTCTCCCAGCGGGCCGGCACCGAACGCATCGGCACCTTCTACGGGCCGGTCATGCTGCTCTGGTTCGGCTCGCTCGCGGCGCTCGGCGTGTACGGCATCCTGCAGGCGCCGCAGGTGCTGTGGGCGCTCGATCCGCGCCACGGCATCGCCCTGATCAACGATCACATCTGGTTCGCCGGCGCCGTGCTGGGCGCCACCTTCCTCGCCATCACCGGCGGCGAGGCGCTCTATGCCGATCTCGGTCATTTCGGGCGCAAGGTCATCACCCGTGCCTGGCTGCTGGTCGCCATGCCGGCGCTGCTGCTCAATTATTACGGCCAGGGCGCCATCGTGCTGGTGAACCGCGACGCGGTGCGCAACCCGTTCTACGACCTGTCGCCCGACCTGTTCGACGTGCCGCTGCTGATCCTCGCCACGGCGGCGACGGTGATCGCCTCGCAGGCCATCATCACCGGCGTGTTTTCGCTGGCCAAGCAGGCCATCGAACTGGGCTACCTGCCGCCGATGCGCATCCGCTACACCAGCGAACACAACGACCAGCACATCTATGTCGGCCGGCTGAACTGGATCATGATGGTCGCCTGCGCGCTGATCGTCATCTCTTTCGGCTCGTCGGACCGGCTGGCCTCGGCCTATGGCATCGCGGTCGCCATGGCGATGGTCTCGACCACCATCCTGTTCGTCGCCTATGTGCGGCGCAGCTGGCACTGGCCGCTGCCGGTGCTCATCGTGCTCGCCGGCGGCCTTCTGGCCATCGACCTGTCCTTCGCCGCTGCCAATCTCACCAAGCTGCATGATGGCGGCTGGCTGCCGGTGACCATCGCCGCCATCGTGCTCATCATCATGGTGTCGTGGCGGCGTGGGCTGGAGGGGCTGGGCATTCAGCAGCGCCGCTTCACCGAGCCACTTGACGCCTTCATCGCCCGCGGCCGCCCGCCGGCCTGCGCGATCAGCCCGCGCACCGCCATCTTCCTGTCGCGCGGCGGGGCGGTGACGCCGGTCGCGCTCGGCCGGGTGTCGGACCTGCTGAACGTTCAGTTCGAGCGATCCGTCATCGTCTCGGTCTGGATCGCCTCGCGCCCGCGCGTGCCGGTGGACGAGCGCGTGCGGGTGCTGCCGCTCGACCCGTTCCATGTGCGGGTGGATGTGCGCTTCGGCTATATGCAGCAGATCGACGTGCCGGCGGTGCTCGGCCCGGCGCTCTACGCGCAGGGCATCGACCCCGACGAGGCGGTCTATGTCATCGGCCATGAGCGCATCATCCCGCCGGAGGACATACGCGGCGTACGCGACGTGCTGGCCCATGTCTTCGCCTTCCTGGCGCGCAACGCCGAACGCTCGGTGGACCGCTTCGGGCTGCCGCGCCCGCGTACCATCGAAATCGGCTACCCTGTTCGGTTGTGA
- a CDS encoding UPF0104 family protein, with the protein MKGLKAILGWLRGHLGWHTLGVVASLVIIGIAAVVLYEMLRNIRPAEVLDALTDTDPWRVALAALFVAAAYFTLTFYDWFALRTIGKPHVPYRTAALASFTSYSIGHNIGFSAFTGGTVRYRIYSAHGLGAVDVAKLCFVTGLTFWLGNIAMLGLGITVEPWAASAVDQLPAWINRLIGIGLLAGLAAYVVWVGLKPRRIGVGQGHWTVTLPGWKLTLLQICIGIIDLAFCAAAMYVLMPQTPYIDPIALGVVFISATLLGFASHAPGGLGVFDAAMLVALSQFETEALLGALLLLRLLYYVTPFALALVILGIRELLMSRRKRRIPPPAVSVDPLAEPPVLEPEAAEPAPRRVLNG; encoded by the coding sequence ATGAAGGGGCTTAAGGCCATACTCGGATGGCTGCGCGGGCATTTGGGTTGGCACACGCTCGGCGTGGTCGCCAGTCTCGTCATCATCGGTATCGCTGCCGTGGTGCTCTACGAGATGCTCCGCAACATCCGTCCGGCCGAGGTGCTGGACGCGCTCACGGACACCGATCCGTGGCGGGTGGCGCTGGCTGCGCTGTTCGTGGCGGCGGCCTATTTCACCCTGACCTTCTATGACTGGTTCGCCCTGCGCACCATCGGCAAGCCGCATGTGCCCTACCGCACGGCGGCGCTCGCGTCCTTCACCTCCTATTCCATCGGCCATAATATCGGCTTCTCCGCCTTCACCGGTGGCACGGTGCGCTACCGCATCTATTCGGCGCACGGTCTCGGCGCGGTGGATGTGGCCAAGCTCTGCTTCGTCACCGGCCTCACCTTCTGGCTCGGCAATATCGCCATGCTCGGGCTCGGCATCACCGTCGAGCCCTGGGCGGCGAGCGCGGTCGACCAGCTTCCGGCCTGGATCAACCGTCTGATCGGCATCGGCCTGCTGGCCGGCCTTGCCGCCTATGTCGTCTGGGTCGGGCTGAAGCCGCGCCGCATCGGTGTCGGGCAGGGCCACTGGACGGTCACCCTGCCCGGCTGGAAGCTGACGCTGCTGCAGATCTGCATCGGCATCATCGACTTGGCCTTCTGCGCGGCGGCGATGTATGTGCTGATGCCGCAGACGCCCTATATCGACCCGATCGCGCTCGGCGTCGTCTTCATCTCGGCGACCCTGCTCGGCTTCGCCAGCCACGCGCCGGGCGGGCTCGGCGTGTTCGACGCGGCGATGCTGGTGGCGCTGTCGCAGTTCGAGACCGAGGCGCTGCTCGGCGCGCTGCTGCTGCTGCGCCTGCTCTATTATGTGACGCCCTTCGCGCTCGCCCTGGTCATTCTCGGTATTCGCGAGCTGCTGATGAGCCGGCGCAAGCGCCGCATTCCCCCACCCGCCGTATCGGTCGATCCGCTGGCCGAGCCGCCGGTGCTGGAACCCGAGGCGGCCGAGCCCGCGCCGCGCCGCGTGCTGAACGGCTGA
- a CDS encoding NAD-dependent epimerase/dehydratase family protein, producing MTTLLCLGYGYCARHLVARHGASFARILGTARAPRFEPGVDMLAFDGVPSDELRAALETADIVLASAAPGEAGDPFLGPLGPGLAAARRKGPLIYLSTIGVHGDSGGAWIDEDAPLDAEAPRARRRVAAEAAWRETGQAAGRPVAILRLGGIYGPGRNALLDIRAGTARCIERPGQVFNRIHVADIAGAIHAVATQGFDGVVNVVDDEPSPSCAPVRFAAGLLGVEPPPAVPFEIAAATMSPMALSFWADNRRVRNDRLHALIGGALTYPTYREGLTALLAEGEGRAAPRQPG from the coding sequence ATGACCACGCTTCTCTGCCTCGGCTATGGCTATTGCGCCCGGCATCTCGTCGCCCGGCACGGGGCGTCCTTCGCCCGGATCCTCGGCACCGCCCGCGCGCCCCGGTTTGAGCCGGGCGTGGACATGCTCGCCTTCGACGGTGTGCCGAGCGATGAGCTGCGCGCGGCGCTGGAGACAGCCGATATCGTGCTCGCCTCCGCCGCGCCGGGCGAGGCAGGCGACCCCTTTCTCGGCCCGCTCGGCCCCGGCCTCGCCGCCGCGCGCCGAAAAGGCCCGCTGATCTATCTCTCAACCATCGGCGTGCATGGCGACAGCGGCGGCGCCTGGATCGACGAGGACGCCCCGCTCGACGCGGAAGCCCCGCGCGCGCGGCGGCGCGTGGCGGCGGAGGCGGCGTGGCGGGAGACGGGGCAGGCGGCTGGTCGTCCGGTCGCCATTCTGCGTCTCGGCGGCATTTACGGACCCGGGCGCAACGCGCTGCTCGACATCCGGGCCGGCACTGCCCGCTGCATCGAGCGGCCGGGCCAGGTGTTCAACCGCATTCATGTCGCCGATATCGCCGGGGCCATCCATGCGGTGGCGACGCAGGGTTTTGACGGCGTGGTGAATGTGGTGGACGACGAGCCCTCGCCTTCCTGCGCCCCGGTGCGCTTCGCCGCCGGGCTGCTGGGGGTGGAACCGCCGCCCGCCGTCCCCTTCGAGATTGCGGCGGCCACCATGTCGCCCATGGCGCTGTCGTTCTGGGCGGATAACCGACGGGTGCGCAACGACCGGCTGCACGCGCTGATCGGCGGGGCTCTCACTTACCCGACCTATCGCGAGGGGCTCACCGCCCTGCTGGCCGAGGGCGAAGGTCGCGCCGCGCCCCGTCAGCCCGGCTGA
- the ppk2 gene encoding polyphosphate kinase 2: protein MTKKPETAAKASRREADPARVSRKGEKKAAKSAAKANGTAASGIDGEESRLARALATFSVDAPELPEIIDSRAYGSGNYPYTDRPKRGAYEEELRALQIELLKVQEWVKTSRERIVIVFEGRDAAGKGGTIHRFVQHLNPRYVRVVALDKPTEIESAQWYFQRYVAHMPYKGEIVMFDRSWYNRAVVEPVMGYCTPAQTAQFLDQVPIFEKMLVDDGIRLFKIWLDIGREMQLKRLHARHKDPLKQWKLSPVDLSAPARWDAISAARNAMIEASHSAAAPWTAVLSNDKMRARLGAIRQILSHLPYEGRDDRVVGVPDPAIVMDGRTFLERQAF, encoded by the coding sequence ATGACGAAGAAGCCGGAAACGGCCGCCAAGGCGTCCCGGCGGGAGGCGGACCCTGCCCGCGTCTCCCGCAAGGGGGAGAAGAAGGCCGCCAAGAGCGCGGCCAAGGCTAACGGGACCGCAGCGTCGGGCATCGACGGCGAGGAGAGCCGGCTCGCCCGCGCGCTGGCGACGTTCTCCGTCGATGCGCCGGAGCTGCCGGAGATCATCGACAGCCGCGCCTATGGCAGCGGCAACTACCCCTACACCGACCGCCCCAAGCGCGGCGCGTATGAGGAGGAGTTGCGCGCGCTGCAGATCGAACTGCTCAAGGTGCAGGAGTGGGTGAAGACGTCCCGCGAGCGCATCGTCATCGTCTTTGAGGGGCGTGACGCCGCTGGCAAGGGCGGCACGATCCATCGCTTCGTGCAGCATCTCAACCCGCGCTATGTGCGGGTGGTCGCCCTCGACAAGCCGACCGAGATCGAGAGCGCGCAGTGGTACTTTCAACGTTACGTCGCGCACATGCCCTATAAGGGCGAGATCGTGATGTTCGACCGCTCCTGGTACAACCGCGCCGTGGTCGAGCCGGTGATGGGGTATTGCACCCCGGCGCAGACGGCACAGTTCCTCGATCAGGTGCCGATTTTCGAGAAGATGCTGGTGGATGACGGCATACGCCTGTTCAAGATCTGGCTCGATATCGGCCGGGAGATGCAGCTCAAGCGCCTGCATGCGCGTCATAAGGATCCGCTCAAGCAGTGGAAGCTGTCGCCGGTGGATCTTTCCGCTCCCGCGCGCTGGGATGCCATCTCGGCGGCGCGCAACGCCATGATCGAGGCGAGCCACAGCGCGGCGGCGCCCTGGACCGCCGTGCTCTCCAACGACAAGATGCGCGCCCGCCTTGGCGCCATCCGGCAGATCCTGTCGCATCTTCCCTATGAGGGGCGCGACGACCGCGTGGTCGGCGTCCCCGATCCGGCCATCGTGATGGATGGGCGGACCTTTCTGGAACGCCAGGCGTTCTGA
- a CDS encoding TetR/AcrR family transcriptional regulator, which translates to MNVFPTLSPIIACDPPRCAAPVPQGRDKSRQILNGAREVFLAQGFDGASMGEIARAAGVSKGTLYVYFPSKEELFAALVREQSEQTAEHCFVLDPNEDVQAALVALSHRYIRAMIQPANVATVRMVIGVAEKLPQIGRLYYASAQERAVALLSEWLRAKIAAGELAIDDVDLASWQFVIGCHARIVLPAFFCGISASDEEIERVVNFTVGAFLRAYAPRRCPSDQPG; encoded by the coding sequence GTGAACGTGTTTCCCACCCTTTCGCCGATCATCGCCTGTGACCCGCCGCGCTGCGCCGCGCCGGTTCCGCAGGGGCGCGACAAGTCGCGGCAGATCCTGAACGGCGCCCGCGAGGTTTTCCTGGCGCAGGGGTTCGACGGCGCCAGCATGGGTGAGATTGCCCGCGCGGCGGGTGTCTCCAAGGGCACGCTCTACGTCTATTTCCCCTCCAAGGAAGAGCTGTTCGCGGCTCTGGTGCGCGAGCAGTCCGAGCAGACGGCCGAACACTGCTTCGTGCTCGACCCCAACGAGGACGTGCAGGCGGCGCTGGTGGCGCTGAGCCATCGCTACATCCGCGCCATGATCCAGCCGGCCAATGTCGCCACGGTGCGCATGGTGATCGGCGTGGCGGAAAAGCTGCCGCAGATCGGCCGGCTCTACTACGCCTCGGCGCAGGAGCGGGCGGTGGCGCTGCTCTCCGAGTGGCTGCGGGCCAAGATCGCCGCCGGCGAACTGGCGATCGACGATGTGGACCTCGCCTCCTGGCAGTTCGTCATCGGCTGCCATGCGCGCATCGTGCTGCCGGCCTTCTTCTGCGGCATTTCCGCCTCGGATGAGGAGATCGAACGGGTGGTGAACTTCACGGTCGGGGCCTTCCTGCGCGCCTATGCGCCGCGGCGCTGCCCGAGCGATCAGCCGGGCTGA
- the pstA gene encoding phosphate ABC transporter permease PstA, which yields MSSLARRRATDYTVKVISTGFAALSLVLLAWILWTLVARGLPALGPHVFTKITAPPGAGGGLLNAIVGSLIQIGVALVIGTPIGLMCGTFLAEHGKNTQIGNAVRFVNDVLLSAPSILIGLFVYQLMVVPIGGFSGWAGSFALAIIIIPVVVRTTEDMLNLVPIGLREAAFALGAPAWKVVTLVTWRAARAGIVTGILLAVARAAGETAPLLFTSLGNNGWSLDLSVPMASLPIAIYQYAASPFEDWVALAWAGALIITVGVLTLNILSRLVLAKMK from the coding sequence ATGTCATCGCTCGCCCGTCGCCGCGCCACCGACTACACCGTCAAGGTCATTTCCACCGGCTTCGCCGCGCTCTCGCTTGTCCTCCTCGCCTGGATCCTCTGGACCCTGGTGGCGCGGGGCCTGCCGGCCCTCGGCCCGCATGTGTTTACCAAGATCACCGCGCCTCCGGGCGCGGGCGGCGGCCTGCTCAACGCCATTGTCGGCTCGCTGATCCAGATCGGTGTCGCCCTTGTCATCGGCACGCCGATCGGCCTGATGTGCGGCACCTTCCTCGCCGAGCACGGCAAGAACACGCAGATCGGCAATGCCGTGCGCTTCGTGAACGACGTGCTGCTCTCGGCGCCCTCGATCCTGATCGGCCTGTTCGTCTACCAGCTCATGGTCGTGCCGATCGGCGGCTTCTCCGGCTGGGCAGGCTCCTTCGCGCTGGCGATCATCATCATCCCGGTGGTCGTGCGCACCACCGAAGACATGCTGAACCTGGTGCCGATCGGCCTGCGCGAGGCGGCCTTCGCGCTCGGCGCGCCGGCGTGGAAGGTGGTCACCCTGGTCACCTGGCGGGCGGCCCGCGCCGGCATCGTTACCGGCATCCTGCTGGCCGTGGCCCGCGCCGCCGGCGAGACCGCGCCTCTGCTGTTCACCTCGCTCGGCAATAATGGCTGGTCGCTGGACCTCAGCGTGCCCATGGCGTCTCTGCCGATCGCCATTTATCAATACGCCGCCAGCCCCTTCGAGGACTGGGTCGCCCTGGCCTGGGCCGGCGCGCTCATCATCACCGTCGGGGTGCTGACCCTGAACATTCTTTCCCGCCTCGTCCTGGCGAAGATGAAGTGA
- the pstB gene encoding phosphate ABC transporter ATP-binding protein PstB, giving the protein MNFAAETSIDIASAVNRATAPSAEPKLKVEGLNFFYGDNHALKNINFEIPEKRVTAMIGPSGCGKSTLLRIFNRMYQLYPGQRAEGKILFDGVDLLSKDLDSTVVRSRIGMVFQKPTPFPMSIYDNIAFGVKLHEKLSKAQMDERVEWCLRKAAIWEETKDRLHTSALGMSGGQQQRLCIARTIAVRPEVILLDEPTSALDPISTSKIEDLIDELKQEFTIVIVTHNMQQAARCADITSFFYLGELIEVAASNEIFTNPREARTRDYITGRFG; this is encoded by the coding sequence ATGAATTTCGCTGCTGAAACGTCGATCGACATCGCCTCCGCCGTGAACCGCGCCACCGCGCCGTCCGCCGAGCCCAAGCTCAAGGTCGAGGGGCTGAACTTCTTCTATGGCGACAACCACGCCCTGAAGAACATCAATTTCGAGATCCCCGAGAAGCGCGTTACCGCGATGATCGGACCCTCGGGCTGCGGTAAGTCCACGCTGCTGCGCATCTTCAACCGCATGTACCAGCTCTATCCGGGCCAGCGCGCGGAAGGGAAGATCCTGTTCGACGGCGTCGACCTGCTCTCCAAGGATCTGGACTCCACCGTGGTGCGCTCGCGCATCGGCATGGTGTTCCAGAAGCCGACGCCCTTCCCGATGTCGATCTATGACAACATCGCCTTCGGCGTGAAGCTGCACGAGAAGCTCTCCAAGGCGCAGATGGACGAGCGCGTGGAGTGGTGCCTGCGCAAGGCGGCGATCTGGGAGGAGACCAAGGACCGTCTCCACACCTCGGCGCTCGGCATGTCCGGCGGCCAGCAGCAGCGCCTGTGCATCGCCCGCACCATCGCCGTGCGCCCGGAAGTGATCCTGCTCGACGAGCCCACCTCGGCGCTCGACCCGATCTCGACCTCGAAGATCGAGGATCTGATCGACGAGCTGAAGCAGGAATTCACCATCGTCATCGTGACGCACAACATGCAGCAGGCGGCGCGCTGCGCCGACATCACCTCCTTCTTCTATCTCGGCGAACTGATCGAGGTCGCCGCGTCGAACGAGATCTTCACCAATCCGCGCGAGGCCCGCACCCGCGACTACATCACCGGCCGCTTCGGCTGA